From Cucumis melo cultivar AY chromosome 1, USDA_Cmelo_AY_1.0, whole genome shotgun sequence, a single genomic window includes:
- the LOC103497630 gene encoding rhodanese-like domain-containing protein 4A, chloroplastic: MESHSLYLSSSSPFLSSHRTIHKLSSEKPISRPPSLIPFANSKPLTVFNGPHFSSINRTSFPSPTIPSNPRFLFAKTSPILQLTKPHFPFALTQLLLLTPLPSFALETDLASSDKINLESILVSIDEFFNRYPFFVAGCTFIWLVVIPLIDYYFIRKYKFISAIDAFRKIRDEPNAQLLDVREEKSLAVLGSPNLRILNKDVVRVVYSEEDEDGFVKKVKKSFGDCADTIVFVLDNFDGNSMKVAELLVKNGFKEAYAIKDGVRGEKGWLAIQESLLPPSVHMKRRKKGKASQKLGTNGVVQQNGDNETVPSLKSSNREIQPSQVHVNASSPAESQLKTWSRPSSPYPNYPDLKPPSSPTPSKPGN, translated from the exons CTCCCTCTACCTCTCTTCCTCCTCCCCATTTCTCTCAAGTCATCGCACAATTCACAAACTTTCTTCTGAGAAACCAATCTCTCGACCCCCGTCTCTCATTCCCTTTGCCAATTCAAAACCTCTCACCGTTTTCAATGGCCCCCATTTTTCCTCCATTAACAGAACCTCATTTCCAAGCCCCACAATTCCTTCAAACCCCCGTTTCCTCTTCGCAAAAACTTCCCCAATTCTCCAATTGACGAAACCCCATTTTCCTTTTGCTCTAACTCAGCTCCTCCTTCTCACCCCTCTCCCTAGCTTCGCCTTGGAAACCGACCTAGCTTCTTCTGATAAGATAAACTTGGAGTCCATTTTGGTTTCAATCGATGAATTTTTCAATAGATACCCTTTTTTTGTTGCTGGGTGTACTTTCATTTGGCTTGTTGTGATACCTTTGATTGATTACTATTTTATAAGAAAGTATAAGTTCATTTCTGCCATTGATGCGTTTCGTAAAATCCGAGATGAACCAAATGCACAGCTCTTGGATGTTAGAGAGGAAAAGAGCTTGGCGGTTTTGGGGTCTCCTAATTTGAGGATTTTGAACAAGGATGTGGTGCGGGTTGTGTATTCTGAAGAGGATGAAGATGGGTTTGTGAAGAAGGTGAAGAAGAGCTTTGGAGATTGTGCTGATACCATAGTCTTTGTCCTGGACAA TTTTGATGGTAACTCCATGAAAGTGGCTGAGTTATTGGTCAAGAATGGCTTCAAGGAGGCTTATGCAATCAAGGATGGTGTTAGGGGCGAAAAAGGGTGGTTG GCAATACAGGAAAGCTTATTGCCACCTTCTGTTCAcatgaaaagaaggaaaaagggTAAAGCTTCGCAAAAGTTGGGGACCAATGGGGTTGTTCAACAAAATGGAGACAATGAGACTGTTCCCTCTTTGAAATCCTCCAATCGAGAAATACAACCGTCACAGGTCCATGTCAATGCATCATCACCTGCTGAGTCACAGTTGAAAACTTGGTCAAGGCCGTCCTCTCCTTATCCAAAT TACCCAGATTTGAAACCACCATCATCTCCAACGCCCTCAAAGCCAGGGAATTGA